In Stieleria varia, one genomic interval encodes:
- a CDS encoding CHAT domain-containing protein: MFRPPVIFLAFANDYVNDGKHLASLKVELKQIRDALQSAAAKGLCEVVERNGAAADDVFQVFLDPRYQDRIAIFHFAGHAGATQLLLESVGGDAEIAGAEGMASFLGLQQSLQLAFLNGCSTAQQTQALLDAGMPCVISTRQPINDQVATDFSTCFYRALANHCDLQTAFETATAAARTKMTGRTRALGLVSNDPTDADSNVDVFPWTMTIAEKHPHVARWNLPAASKNPLLALPPLPRMELPAKPYRYLNWYRKRDAAVFFGRGKEIRDLYKKITTPTSAPVILFYGRSGVGKSSLLDAGLIPRLESKHEVTYLRRDRDRGLLGTVIDAFPDIVEDRSPKETWLEHEAKTGRPLTIILDQLEEIETRPNASLSDEMKRFMDAVQEVFENPQQRPQGRLILGFRKEWLADVKKQLEQREVLFNEVFLEHLDREGVIDAILGPIVDPDLATHYQLSIDDGLADQICDDLLEDSQGNIAPTLQILLSRMWDSAKAANSASPRFTRELYASRRKGMLMTDFLKEQLGLLEQECGEYAPPDLLIDALAMHTTPLGTANQIAMSQLRETYQHHEGNLSKLLTAFQDAYLLTMPDAQVVNEIVSTRLAHDTLAPLVRERFEASPYPGQHARKILENRVGQWENGQIGTPLDDEDLSIVEAGHNGMRDWTPDERRMIEASRIARDRRMRDRRRWKVIGVIAVNLIVAVGIIATIFGIKATKQERLAENALAQAQLATQEANAAFADAQASALAATTAQENANRQRERAEIESQRAQSITYGSQVKLALLNWQRGRPGSAFQNLESTQDDQRDWEFFYLKQLFANGFSELQLPYNSIKSIALSPPTRSLHSVRTGSSESFTYSLVAGGGENEQYGVYTVDAYHGGIQGARAGKYSEIKCVAYSPDGQKICVGHIDGKLELQHTSDYRQQVLAPGVSLGIYPRSLPIGVYPNAINSAEFSADSKRLVSGNASGVIQMWKFDGVDVEVEPQSLQSSGAAVQDIQFSADGESVVWVSDDGRLSRIDLSNPTEPTILADDIEDVRSLAVSPRGSLIATGGSHLIIWDTSKPDTPGVAMRSVSGLHKDTITCLAFTSDGSRLVSGSVDQTVKVWDVTTRDLVQTFTGHHCVVTDLCVTPDGMKIFSSGTDGRIKTWPVDPEPPTMLTTGALRFIKPIDNGFVAIGGYPQTAFTYKNQRQLFPQAIPEFVVDIDIQNDSSRWFFSTNTGSLTRLNQSWRREGEMHDGKSIASTPAGPLVAMTLSSGEIEILQSDDGKSIRRLSGHKDFTGDIEFSDDGRQLVSVGGDGIKVWNVSTGELRQTIDLTSLVADSPRQSLPTSSSEYFPCQVAFTRDSKQIIAALGYGLGMSLWDIDQASLKFRFDGADNIDFFAMNPDGTRVASKESPEGNGVDVWETRFGTKVLTLEGHTDYVYSVAFVDDGKTLVSGDAKGNLIQWKAGETP, encoded by the coding sequence ATGTTTCGACCACCCGTCATCTTCCTTGCCTTCGCAAACGACTATGTGAACGATGGTAAACATCTGGCCAGTCTGAAGGTTGAGTTGAAGCAGATTCGCGACGCATTGCAGTCGGCCGCTGCCAAGGGTCTCTGCGAAGTGGTTGAACGCAATGGAGCGGCAGCCGATGACGTGTTTCAAGTGTTTTTGGACCCTCGGTATCAAGATCGAATCGCGATCTTTCATTTCGCGGGCCACGCTGGAGCGACTCAGTTGCTGTTGGAGTCTGTCGGTGGCGATGCGGAAATCGCCGGTGCCGAGGGCATGGCAAGTTTTCTCGGGCTTCAACAATCTCTGCAGCTGGCGTTTCTCAATGGATGCTCAACCGCCCAGCAAACACAGGCCTTGCTGGATGCCGGCATGCCTTGTGTGATCAGCACGCGCCAGCCGATCAACGATCAGGTGGCCACCGATTTTTCAACATGCTTCTATCGCGCACTTGCCAACCACTGCGATCTGCAGACTGCATTTGAGACGGCGACAGCGGCAGCCCGGACCAAGATGACGGGACGAACGCGTGCTCTCGGGTTGGTTTCCAATGATCCAACGGACGCGGATTCGAACGTCGATGTGTTTCCATGGACGATGACGATCGCAGAGAAACACCCCCACGTTGCCCGATGGAACTTGCCCGCCGCATCCAAGAATCCTCTACTGGCTTTGCCGCCACTGCCGAGAATGGAATTGCCGGCAAAACCCTATCGCTACTTGAACTGGTATCGCAAGCGAGACGCAGCGGTCTTTTTTGGACGTGGCAAGGAAATCCGCGACCTGTACAAAAAAATCACAACGCCAACATCAGCACCTGTCATTCTCTTTTACGGTCGATCCGGGGTGGGCAAGTCATCGTTGCTCGACGCGGGACTGATCCCACGACTGGAGTCCAAACACGAAGTCACCTATCTGAGACGCGATCGAGACAGGGGACTCTTGGGAACCGTCATCGATGCGTTTCCTGACATTGTCGAGGATCGCTCACCGAAGGAAACATGGCTTGAGCATGAAGCGAAAACCGGTCGACCGTTGACCATCATCCTGGATCAACTGGAAGAAATCGAAACTCGTCCCAACGCGTCGCTCTCCGACGAGATGAAACGGTTCATGGACGCGGTCCAAGAAGTGTTCGAAAACCCGCAGCAACGTCCCCAAGGTCGATTGATACTGGGCTTCAGAAAAGAGTGGTTGGCCGATGTCAAAAAACAGCTTGAGCAGCGGGAAGTCCTGTTCAACGAAGTCTTCTTGGAGCACCTGGATCGGGAAGGTGTGATCGATGCCATTCTGGGGCCGATCGTCGATCCCGACCTGGCGACTCACTATCAACTGAGTATCGATGACGGATTGGCGGATCAAATCTGCGATGATCTGCTGGAGGATTCGCAAGGCAATATCGCGCCGACTCTACAGATTCTGCTCTCACGGATGTGGGATTCTGCCAAAGCGGCAAACTCAGCATCACCCCGATTCACACGTGAACTCTACGCGTCACGGCGTAAAGGAATGCTGATGACCGATTTCCTCAAGGAGCAACTCGGATTGTTGGAGCAGGAATGCGGTGAATATGCTCCGCCCGATCTGTTGATCGATGCTCTAGCGATGCACACAACGCCATTGGGGACGGCCAATCAAATCGCCATGAGTCAGTTGAGGGAAACGTATCAACATCACGAAGGCAACCTTTCCAAGCTACTGACGGCATTTCAGGACGCCTATTTGCTGACGATGCCGGATGCGCAAGTCGTCAATGAAATCGTTTCAACACGATTGGCCCACGACACATTGGCCCCACTGGTGCGAGAACGTTTTGAGGCCTCGCCATACCCCGGCCAACATGCGCGCAAGATCCTTGAGAATCGTGTGGGCCAATGGGAAAACGGTCAAATCGGAACTCCTTTGGATGATGAAGACCTTTCGATCGTCGAAGCCGGCCATAATGGGATGCGTGACTGGACGCCCGACGAACGTCGCATGATCGAGGCGAGCCGAATCGCAAGAGACCGTCGCATGCGAGACCGGCGGCGTTGGAAAGTGATCGGCGTGATCGCGGTGAACCTGATCGTAGCGGTCGGAATCATCGCCACCATTTTCGGCATCAAGGCAACCAAACAGGAAAGACTGGCCGAGAACGCGTTGGCACAAGCACAATTGGCAACCCAAGAAGCCAATGCAGCGTTTGCAGACGCGCAAGCGTCCGCGCTGGCTGCCACGACCGCCCAAGAGAATGCCAATCGGCAACGTGAACGGGCCGAAATCGAAAGCCAGCGAGCACAATCGATCACCTACGGCAGCCAAGTCAAACTGGCTCTACTCAATTGGCAACGGGGTCGCCCCGGATCCGCATTTCAAAACCTCGAATCGACGCAAGACGACCAGCGAGACTGGGAGTTTTTTTATCTGAAACAGCTCTTTGCAAATGGTTTTTCAGAACTACAACTTCCGTACAACTCCATCAAATCAATCGCATTAAGCCCACCGACACGTTCCCTGCATTCCGTCAGAACGGGTTCCTCGGAGTCATTCACCTATTCGTTGGTCGCTGGAGGAGGAGAGAACGAACAGTACGGGGTATACACCGTCGATGCATACCACGGCGGCATCCAAGGCGCGCGTGCGGGCAAGTATTCTGAAATCAAATGCGTCGCGTACAGTCCTGACGGACAGAAGATCTGTGTCGGACACATTGATGGAAAACTCGAGTTGCAACACACCAGTGATTATCGGCAACAGGTACTCGCCCCAGGCGTATCACTGGGGATCTACCCGAGATCGCTGCCCATCGGGGTCTATCCCAATGCGATCAACAGCGCGGAATTCAGCGCCGACAGCAAGCGACTGGTCAGCGGCAACGCATCAGGCGTGATCCAAATGTGGAAATTCGACGGCGTGGACGTGGAAGTCGAGCCACAGTCGCTGCAAAGTTCTGGGGCTGCCGTTCAAGATATCCAGTTCTCTGCCGACGGGGAGTCAGTCGTATGGGTCAGTGATGACGGACGTTTGTCACGGATTGATCTGAGCAACCCAACCGAACCGACAATCCTGGCCGATGATATCGAAGATGTTCGGTCATTGGCAGTGAGTCCGCGTGGCAGTCTGATTGCAACCGGAGGCTCCCATTTGATCATCTGGGACACGTCGAAGCCTGATACGCCAGGTGTCGCGATGCGTTCGGTCTCCGGACTTCACAAGGACACAATCACCTGCTTGGCTTTCACCAGCGACGGTAGCAGACTCGTGTCAGGCAGCGTCGATCAGACAGTCAAAGTCTGGGATGTCACGACCAGAGACTTGGTTCAAACTTTCACGGGGCATCACTGCGTGGTCACCGATCTGTGCGTCACTCCCGATGGGATGAAAATCTTCAGCAGCGGTACCGATGGGAGAATCAAGACATGGCCTGTCGATCCCGAACCTCCGACAATGTTGACGACGGGTGCATTGCGATTCATCAAACCCATCGACAACGGATTTGTGGCGATCGGAGGCTACCCGCAGACCGCATTTACCTACAAGAACCAACGACAACTATTTCCGCAGGCGATTCCGGAATTCGTTGTTGACATTGATATCCAAAACGATTCCTCGCGATGGTTCTTTTCCACCAACACGGGCAGCTTGACACGTCTTAACCAAAGCTGGCGTCGAGAAGGTGAAATGCATGATGGCAAGAGCATCGCGAGCACCCCCGCTGGACCGTTGGTCGCGATGACCTTGTCCAGCGGTGAAATAGAGATCCTGCAGTCGGACGACGGCAAGTCCATCAGACGGCTGTCTGGACACAAAGATTTTACGGGCGACATTGAGTTCAGCGACGACGGTCGACAATTGGTCAGCGTCGGCGGCGACGGGATCAAGGTCTGGAATGTCTCCACCGGGGAGCTCCGCCAAACCATCGACTTGACGTCGCTGGTAGCAGATTCGCCTCGCCAGTCACTCCCGACCTCCAGTTCCGAGTACTTTCCCTGTCAAGTCGCATTCACTCGCGACTCCAAACAAATCATCGCAGCACTCGGTTATGGTTTGGGAATGAGTCTTTGGGACATCGACCAGGCGAGTCTGAAGTTTCGATTTGACGGTGCTGACAACA
- a CDS encoding tetratricopeptide repeat protein yields the protein MNDFDDLSEIDKQLESLAEQAGELIQPGIYKTSFDLYGQLRQKAKREQRAYFYITSVFHQMDEAQYLLDFQTMRERAIELISLLESEEQCRKIQPDMPPQLYEALVYQMSSCAYENLAEATGQIEGYNSEGMQACIADGLHVCRKTGKLACVGCFREYSCDVYLAADDAEMASHQCSLVLDGSSPLSDRGDRRWLVKKKLASLACLAGRHDEAIKLCREALELAESEEVTLPLEAKIRVLYDLDALLISAGQPAEMQSNPAWEHHPPEGECPMYDYLKMLNEALALTVSQQYEAAAEILTRWDKKLQDLHGTNLWFEVRLRLIANSLLSGQDRLAEKLGKQLQKRASAASDWLSLRRLTALQDEDFPTTPLAIYGRPVATSANGHGDSSSSSHDDSELTSDKQGEETSAPDTPLAPVISEFGRRLSEVVEEGYLEQLKGLRDEVMAIDMDTITHREDACGLVFMISYMLGDHAEAETVWQWANRLVGKFDDDPAALSLLGDLGNRIRFGPNEEFGATITSERLDPIFRKTLQQDDVGPRTYMRCGDHFMAEDNHGEAERCYARGFRLLRNAGDIALRLASLYRDTDRPRDALHVLDLCIREGTEETRVAWEAALLAFSLERFEVMLSYLDKYQADAGVEPWIDYYRSIGLMEQGDPAGAKAAITRERELIGQDAFHLDVITGCANSQLGEHAVAAEFLKRASETPLYEADMLSPAGISALLHRCEAAARASAPDLVSRFQTRMLQAGCASEEFFAEQREKRDSGQVNYYRCLVSQPLDDSWQSFPGRMMHQEDWPAYLGEWGVLAESEEQAEEEVLAAQSLCFQLPAEFAGMQLIEEGFKDSPGIVWQGIRLSPAEMAAGEEFGDEDDDDYDGDYDDDMDDDDMEDDDMEDDDDEFADEDD from the coding sequence TTTGATGACCTCAGCGAAATTGACAAGCAACTCGAATCGCTGGCCGAACAAGCCGGTGAGTTGATTCAACCCGGAATCTACAAGACGTCGTTCGATCTCTACGGACAATTGAGGCAAAAAGCAAAACGCGAGCAGCGTGCCTATTTCTATATCACCTCCGTGTTCCATCAGATGGACGAAGCCCAGTATTTGCTGGACTTTCAAACCATGCGAGAACGGGCGATCGAGTTGATCTCGCTGCTGGAAAGCGAAGAGCAATGTCGAAAGATCCAGCCCGACATGCCACCACAGCTTTACGAAGCTCTGGTGTACCAGATGAGTTCCTGCGCCTACGAGAACTTGGCCGAAGCCACGGGGCAGATCGAAGGTTACAACAGCGAAGGAATGCAAGCGTGCATCGCCGACGGACTGCACGTTTGTCGCAAGACCGGCAAACTGGCATGTGTGGGATGCTTTCGCGAATACTCGTGCGATGTCTACCTTGCTGCGGACGATGCCGAGATGGCGTCGCACCAGTGCAGCTTGGTCCTGGACGGCTCATCTCCTTTGTCCGACCGCGGCGATCGACGCTGGTTGGTCAAGAAGAAACTCGCCTCGTTGGCGTGCTTGGCCGGACGACACGACGAAGCGATCAAGCTGTGTCGCGAAGCGTTGGAGTTGGCCGAGAGCGAAGAAGTCACTTTGCCGTTGGAAGCCAAAATCCGTGTGCTGTACGACTTGGACGCGCTGCTGATTTCCGCCGGCCAACCCGCCGAGATGCAAAGCAACCCGGCTTGGGAGCATCATCCGCCCGAAGGCGAGTGCCCCATGTACGACTATCTGAAAATGCTGAACGAAGCCTTGGCATTGACGGTTTCGCAGCAGTACGAAGCAGCGGCTGAGATCCTGACCCGTTGGGACAAGAAACTACAAGATTTGCACGGCACCAACCTGTGGTTCGAAGTTCGCCTGAGACTGATCGCCAATAGCTTGCTCTCTGGACAAGATCGACTTGCTGAAAAACTCGGCAAGCAGTTGCAAAAACGAGCCAGCGCGGCAAGTGATTGGCTGTCGTTGCGGCGATTGACCGCTCTGCAAGACGAAGACTTTCCAACCACTCCACTGGCGATCTACGGACGTCCTGTCGCGACATCCGCCAACGGGCACGGCGACAGCAGTTCGTCCAGCCACGATGATTCCGAGCTTACCTCCGACAAGCAGGGCGAGGAAACATCGGCACCGGACACACCTTTGGCGCCCGTGATCTCGGAGTTCGGTCGACGGTTGAGCGAAGTGGTCGAGGAAGGATACCTGGAACAGTTGAAGGGACTCCGCGATGAGGTCATGGCGATCGACATGGACACGATCACCCATCGTGAAGACGCGTGCGGGTTGGTTTTCATGATCAGCTACATGCTCGGTGACCACGCCGAAGCTGAGACGGTCTGGCAATGGGCGAACCGATTGGTGGGCAAATTCGATGATGATCCCGCGGCGCTTTCATTGTTGGGAGATCTCGGCAATCGCATCCGCTTTGGACCCAATGAAGAGTTTGGGGCAACGATCACCAGCGAACGTCTCGATCCGATCTTTCGCAAAACGCTGCAACAGGATGATGTCGGGCCGAGAACCTACATGCGCTGCGGCGACCACTTCATGGCCGAAGACAATCATGGCGAAGCAGAACGATGTTACGCGAGAGGATTTCGGCTGCTGCGAAATGCAGGTGACATCGCCTTGCGCTTGGCGTCGCTGTACCGCGACACCGATCGGCCACGGGATGCCTTGCACGTGCTGGACTTGTGTATCCGAGAGGGCACCGAGGAAACCCGCGTCGCCTGGGAAGCCGCGTTGTTGGCTTTCAGCCTCGAACGTTTCGAGGTCATGCTGTCGTACTTGGACAAATACCAAGCCGATGCCGGTGTCGAACCTTGGATCGACTATTACCGCAGCATCGGGCTGATGGAACAAGGTGACCCCGCGGGCGCCAAGGCAGCGATCACACGTGAACGAGAGCTGATCGGCCAAGACGCGTTTCACTTGGATGTGATCACCGGCTGCGCCAATTCACAATTGGGTGAGCATGCCGTGGCGGCGGAGTTCCTGAAACGGGCATCGGAAACTCCGCTGTACGAAGCGGACATGCTCTCGCCCGCAGGCATTTCCGCGCTGCTGCATCGTTGTGAAGCTGCCGCTCGGGCTTCCGCACCGGATCTCGTCAGCCGATTTCAGACTCGAATGCTGCAGGCCGGATGTGCCTCAGAGGAGTTCTTTGCCGAGCAACGTGAGAAACGTGACTCGGGTCAGGTGAACTACTATCGTTGTCTCGTTTCGCAACCCTTGGACGACTCCTGGCAGTCCTTCCCCGGACGAATGATGCACCAGGAAGACTGGCCGGCCTACTTGGGCGAATGGGGCGTGTTGGCAGAAAGTGAAGAGCAAGCAGAAGAAGAAGTCTTGGCGGCGCAATCACTGTGTTTTCAACTGCCCGCGGAGTTTGCAGGCATGCAACTTATCGAAGAAGGATTCAAGGATTCGCCCGGCATCGTTTGGCAAGGCATCCGTTTGTCCCCGGCAGAAATGGCTGCCGGAGAAGAATTCGGTGATGAAGACGATGACGACTACGATGGCGACTACGACGACGACATGGACGATGACGACATGGAAGATGACGACATGGAAGATGACGACGACGAGTTTGCTGACGAGGATGATTGA